One segment of Comamonas thiooxydans DNA contains the following:
- a CDS encoding HAD family hydrolase: MKVSKIIALDADGVLLDYNLAYASAWERVFGERPVLRQPDAYWAMERWGVANLQGEALNRFRASFDAQFWSGIPAIAGALQACEQLCAAGYELVCVSAIQPQFAEARQTNLRRLGFPISRVIATSGRADPGPSPKAQALAQLRPLAFVDDFLPYFDGVDARIHKALVLREQGGSPNTGPGLQAIDSTHATLADFSRWWLNQYQEEQT, from the coding sequence ATGAAAGTTTCAAAAATCATAGCCCTCGATGCAGATGGCGTGCTGCTGGACTACAACCTCGCCTATGCCTCAGCCTGGGAGCGGGTATTTGGCGAGCGGCCTGTATTGAGGCAACCTGACGCCTACTGGGCCATGGAGCGATGGGGTGTCGCCAACTTGCAGGGCGAGGCTCTGAACCGTTTTCGCGCCAGTTTTGATGCGCAGTTCTGGTCCGGTATACCGGCGATTGCAGGTGCGCTCCAGGCTTGCGAGCAATTGTGCGCTGCGGGGTATGAACTGGTCTGTGTGTCGGCGATCCAGCCGCAGTTCGCCGAGGCCCGGCAGACCAATCTGCGGCGGCTGGGTTTTCCGATCTCGCGTGTGATCGCCACCAGCGGCCGTGCCGATCCGGGTCCCAGCCCCAAGGCGCAAGCCCTGGCGCAGTTGAGACCTCTGGCATTTGTCGATGACTTTCTGCCGTATTTCGACGGCGTGGATGCCCGGATTCATAAGGCGCTGGTGCTGCGCGAGCAAGGCGGGTCACCCAATACGGGGCCGGGTCTGCAGGCTATTGACTCCACTCACGCCACTTTGGCGGACTTTTCCCGCTGGTGGCTGAACCAATATCAAGAAGAACAGACATGA
- a CDS encoding U32 family peptidase encodes MSLLPHQLELLSPARDADIGIEAVNHGADAVYIGGPAFGARATAGNDIRDLERLIKHAHRFGSRIFITLNTILRDDELQGARDMAWQIYNAGADALIIQDMGLLELDLPPIQLHASTQTDIRTPEKGRFLQDAGLSQIVLARELDLQQIAAVRAATDPSRTTIEYFVHGALCVAYSGQCFISHAHTGRSANRGDCNQACRLPYEVTDASGRIIAHEKHVLSMKDNNQSDNLRALIDAGVRSFKIEGRYKDMGYVKNITAHYRKLLDEIIEEREFSDQPLARSSSGRTTFSFEPDPDQNFNREFTDYFVNGRKDDIGAFDTPKTPGRAIGWVTQVGDKWFEIETSDKATELHNGDGLCYYDLQKELVGVHINRAECVSAKKGIWRVFPKNEIAEFKDLRKGLEINRNRDMDWVRTLEKKSSERRIGLWAEFKEAAAGFALTLTDEDGFVGAAAIEHEHQSATDPAKAEATLREQLGRFGATVFEVNDISLSLSQPWFVPASVLNQLRRDAVAALEQARADGFVRLPRAKPVEPPVPFPEDTLTYLANVYNQKAHDFYVKHGVKIIDAAYESKEEEGEVSLMITKHCVRFSMSLCPKQAKGVIGVKGTIKAEPLQLINGKEKLTLRFDCKPCEMHVVGKMKKSVLNQHAKEMQESPMQFYRTRPTPQQLS; translated from the coding sequence ATGTCTCTCCTGCCCCACCAGCTCGAACTCCTGTCCCCGGCGCGCGACGCCGATATCGGCATCGAAGCCGTCAATCACGGCGCGGACGCCGTCTATATCGGCGGCCCGGCCTTTGGCGCCCGCGCGACGGCAGGCAACGACATCCGCGATCTGGAGCGGCTCATCAAGCATGCCCACCGCTTTGGCAGCCGCATCTTCATCACGCTCAACACCATCTTGCGTGACGATGAGCTGCAGGGCGCGCGCGATATGGCCTGGCAGATCTACAACGCCGGAGCCGACGCACTGATCATCCAGGACATGGGTCTGCTGGAGCTGGACCTGCCCCCCATTCAGCTGCACGCTTCCACCCAGACCGATATCCGCACGCCCGAGAAGGGCCGCTTTCTGCAGGACGCCGGTCTGTCGCAGATCGTGCTGGCGCGCGAGCTGGACCTCCAGCAGATTGCCGCCGTGCGCGCCGCGACAGACCCGAGCCGCACCACCATCGAATACTTTGTGCATGGCGCACTGTGCGTGGCCTACTCGGGCCAGTGCTTCATCAGCCATGCCCACACGGGGCGCAGCGCCAATCGCGGCGACTGCAACCAGGCCTGCCGCCTGCCCTATGAGGTGACCGATGCCAGCGGCCGCATCATCGCGCATGAAAAGCATGTGCTGTCCATGAAGGACAACAACCAGAGCGACAACCTGCGTGCCCTGATCGATGCCGGCGTGCGCAGCTTCAAGATCGAGGGCCGCTACAAGGACATGGGCTATGTGAAGAACATCACGGCCCATTACCGCAAGCTGCTCGACGAAATCATCGAGGAGCGCGAGTTCTCCGATCAGCCGCTGGCGCGCTCGTCGTCAGGCCGCACCACTTTCTCGTTCGAACCCGATCCGGACCAGAATTTCAACCGCGAGTTCACCGACTACTTCGTCAACGGCCGCAAGGATGACATCGGCGCCTTCGACACGCCCAAGACACCGGGTCGTGCCATAGGCTGGGTGACCCAGGTCGGCGACAAATGGTTCGAGATCGAAACCAGCGACAAGGCCACCGAGCTGCACAACGGCGACGGTCTGTGCTACTACGATCTGCAAAAGGAACTGGTGGGCGTGCACATCAATCGTGCCGAATGCGTGAGCGCCAAGAAAGGCATCTGGCGCGTCTTCCCCAAAAACGAGATTGCCGAGTTCAAGGATCTGCGCAAGGGCCTGGAGATCAACCGCAACCGCGATATGGACTGGGTGCGCACGCTGGAGAAAAAATCCAGTGAACGCCGCATCGGCCTGTGGGCCGAGTTCAAGGAAGCTGCTGCCGGCTTTGCGTTGACGCTGACCGACGAGGACGGGTTTGTCGGAGCTGCCGCCATCGAGCATGAGCACCAGAGCGCCACCGACCCAGCCAAGGCAGAAGCCACGCTGCGCGAGCAGTTGGGGCGCTTTGGCGCGACGGTTTTCGAGGTGAACGATATTTCACTGAGCCTGAGCCAGCCCTGGTTTGTCCCGGCATCGGTGCTCAACCAGCTGCGTCGCGATGCCGTAGCTGCATTGGAGCAGGCCCGCGCCGACGGCTTTGTGCGTCTGCCCCGCGCCAAGCCCGTGGAGCCGCCCGTGCCTTTCCCTGAAGACACGCTGACCTATCTGGCCAATGTCTACAACCAGAAGGCCCATGACTTCTATGTGAAGCATGGCGTGAAGATCATCGACGCTGCCTACGAGAGCAAGGAAGAAGAAGGCGAAGTCTCGCTGATGATCACCAAGCACTGCGTGCGCTTCTCGATGAGCCTGTGTCCCAAGCAGGCCAAGGGCGTGATCGGCGTTAAGGGCACCATCAAGGCAGAGCCGCTGCAGCTGATCAACGGCAAGGAAAAGCTCACGCTGCGCTTTGACTGCAAGCCCTGCGAGATGCATGTGGTGGGCAAGATGAAGAAGTCAGTGCTCAACCAGCATGCCAAGGAAATGCAAGAGTCTCCCATGCAGTTCTACCGCACACGCCCCACACCTCAGCAACTTTCCTGA
- a CDS encoding STAS/SEC14 domain-containing protein, with protein MLNYSLMKPEGILLLEPHGPLTEQDFDGVSQDVDDFLAEHPKLHGVMIQSKDFPGWQNWAGFSAHMGFVRDHRHQVEQIALVTDSHLAGMAEFVGRHLTHAEVRHFPFTEDAMAMQWLHAA; from the coding sequence ATGCTCAATTACTCCCTCATGAAACCCGAAGGCATCTTGCTGCTGGAGCCCCATGGGCCCCTGACCGAGCAGGATTTCGACGGCGTCAGCCAGGACGTGGACGATTTTCTGGCCGAACATCCCAAACTGCATGGGGTGATGATCCAGTCCAAGGACTTTCCCGGCTGGCAAAACTGGGCCGGCTTCAGCGCCCATATGGGCTTTGTCCGAGACCATCGCCATCAGGTGGAGCAGATCGCTCTGGTGACCGACAGTCATCTGGCGGGCATGGCCGAGTTCGTCGGCAGGCATCTCACGCATGCCGAGGTCAGGCATTTCCCCTTTACCGAAGATGCCATGGCCATGCAGTGGCTACATGCGGCCTGA
- a CDS encoding NADAR family protein, with translation MNRDYEIRSVADLVAQLDQGYRPKYLCFWGHQAERNGSVGKGCLSQWFSAPFTVEGDRFATAEHFMMAAKARLFGDEEARAQVLAAPSPASAKQIGRSVRNFDEARWKAECFDIVVSANVAKFSQNPAMGEFLLRTGERVLVEASPRDRIWGIGMGAANPDAEQPRKWRGQNLLGFALMAARAQLRGGQ, from the coding sequence ATGAACCGAGATTACGAAATTCGATCCGTTGCCGATCTGGTGGCTCAGCTTGACCAGGGCTACCGTCCCAAATACCTTTGTTTCTGGGGCCATCAGGCCGAAAGGAATGGCTCGGTGGGCAAAGGCTGCCTGAGCCAGTGGTTTTCTGCTCCATTCACCGTCGAGGGGGATCGCTTTGCCACGGCAGAGCATTTCATGATGGCAGCCAAGGCGCGGCTGTTCGGGGATGAAGAGGCGCGCGCTCAGGTGCTGGCTGCGCCGTCTCCGGCCAGTGCCAAGCAGATAGGGCGCAGCGTGCGCAATTTTGACGAGGCACGCTGGAAGGCGGAGTGCTTCGACATCGTGGTGAGCGCCAATGTCGCCAAATTTTCCCAGAACCCGGCCATGGGAGAGTTTCTGCTGAGAACCGGCGAGCGTGTACTGGTCGAGGCCAGTCCGCGCGACCGCATCTGGGGCATCGGCATGGGCGCGGCCAATCCCGACGCCGAGCAGCCGCGCAAATGGCGCGGACAGAACCTGCTGGGTTTCGCGCTGATGGCCGCGCGTGCGCAGCTGAGGGGCGGACAATGA
- a CDS encoding RNA 2'-phosphotransferase yields the protein MKNPNTTARSKFLSLVLRHSPGTIGLKLDEAGWAWTDELLACLARSGRPTSLMDLQTMVADNNKQRYSFSADGKRIRANQGHSIKVELGLEASSPPAVLYHGTATRFLDAIFHEGLNRQSRHHVHLSESQAVAAQVGSRHGKLALLQVDAARMQGEGHVFYRSDNGVWLTDVVPARYLLKLPS from the coding sequence ATGAAAAATCCAAACACCACCGCACGCAGCAAATTCCTCAGCCTGGTGCTGAGACACAGTCCCGGGACCATAGGCCTCAAGCTCGACGAGGCGGGCTGGGCCTGGACCGATGAGCTGCTGGCTTGCCTGGCACGTTCCGGTCGACCCACCAGTCTGATGGATTTGCAGACCATGGTGGCTGACAACAACAAGCAACGCTATTCCTTCAGTGCGGATGGCAAGCGCATACGCGCCAATCAGGGCCACTCCATCAAGGTCGAACTGGGCCTTGAAGCCAGCAGTCCTCCGGCAGTGCTCTACCACGGCACAGCCACGCGTTTTCTGGACGCGATTTTTCATGAGGGCCTGAACCGGCAGTCACGCCACCATGTCCACTTGTCCGAAAGCCAGGCAGTGGCTGCTCAGGTCGGTAGTCGTCACGGCAAGCTGGCCTTGCTGCAGGTGGACGCCGCGCGTATGCAGGGCGAGGGCCATGTGTTCTATCGCTCCGACAACGGTGTGTGGCTGACCGATGTCGTCCCGGCCCGGTATCTGCTGAAGCTGCCGTCATGA
- a CDS encoding LD-carboxypeptidase: protein MHDEHCSHEHGHHDHHDHVHSADGSCCGHDHSHGGKHVYIYSPSGAVRDKAAFKRGIKQLEALGHEVEVDTDALASSQRFAGDDATRLAAIHRAAASGADVALISRGGYGLTRILPGIKYKTVAKAIAGGTKFVGLSDFTAFQLAMLAQTGSVTWAGPALNADFGVDSKKTGEPVDDIMLDCFEDLLSGQGEGAGWQMPRIGELPNGKPQLKDFYVPGGATLWGGNLAVLVSLLGTPYFPQVDGGILFLEDVGEHPYKIERMLTQLLLAGVLQNQKAIVFGQFTEFKLTTHDKGFKLQTVVDWLRMQLKRPVLQGLPFGHVPTKVLLPVGAQVSLSVEGRDALIYWGHV, encoded by the coding sequence GTGCATGACGAGCACTGCAGCCACGAGCACGGCCACCACGATCATCACGACCATGTGCACAGCGCCGATGGCAGCTGCTGCGGCCATGATCACAGCCATGGCGGCAAGCATGTCTATATCTATTCTCCCTCGGGGGCGGTGCGCGACAAGGCGGCTTTCAAGCGCGGCATCAAGCAGCTGGAGGCCCTGGGTCACGAGGTGGAGGTCGACACCGATGCGCTGGCCAGCAGCCAGCGCTTTGCGGGTGACGACGCCACCCGTCTGGCGGCCATCCATCGCGCCGCCGCCAGCGGAGCCGATGTGGCGCTGATTTCTCGCGGCGGCTACGGTCTCACGCGCATCCTGCCGGGCATCAAGTACAAGACCGTGGCCAAGGCGATTGCGGGCGGCACCAAGTTTGTCGGCCTCAGCGACTTCACGGCCTTTCAGCTGGCCATGCTGGCACAGACCGGTTCGGTCACCTGGGCCGGCCCCGCGCTCAACGCCGACTTCGGTGTGGACAGCAAAAAGACTGGCGAGCCCGTGGACGACATCATGCTGGACTGCTTCGAGGACCTGCTCAGCGGCCAGGGTGAGGGCGCGGGCTGGCAGATGCCCAGGATTGGCGAGCTGCCCAATGGCAAGCCGCAGCTCAAGGACTTCTATGTTCCCGGCGGAGCCACCTTGTGGGGCGGCAATCTGGCGGTGCTGGTGTCCCTGCTGGGCACGCCTTACTTTCCGCAAGTCGATGGCGGCATTCTGTTCCTCGAAGACGTGGGCGAGCACCCGTACAAGATCGAGCGCATGCTGACGCAGCTGCTGCTGGCGGGCGTGCTGCAAAACCAAAAAGCCATCGTCTTCGGCCAGTTCACCGAATTCAAGCTCACCACGCATGACAAGGGCTTCAAGCTGCAGACCGTTGTCGACTGGCTGCGCATGCAGCTCAAGCGCCCCGTGCTCCAAGGCCTGCCCTTCGGCCATGTGCCCACCAAGGTGCTGCTGCCCGTGGGGGCGCAGGTGTCGCTGTCCGTGGAAGGGCGGGATGCGCTGATCTATTGGGGACATGTCTGA
- a CDS encoding ADP-ribosylglycohydrolase family protein, with protein MNTLDHFEGALLGLACGDAVGTTLEFRTRGSFAPLTDMVGDGPFSLRAGQWTDDTSMALCLAESLVVKEGCDPGDQMTRYANWYQWGYWSSTGQCFDIGMATREAIQQYLRTGNALAGSEAARSAGNGSLMRLAPVAMAYAHDEQRVQEMAALSSRTTHAAAECLDACRLFAVALSRALLGANKAQVLDLAGLPFGSPRIAEIARGGWRSKSREQIQSSGYVVHSLEAALWCFDRHESLEAAVLEAANLGDDADTTAAIAGQIAGAFWGRSGIPAHWLERLHQQAEIRALAQSVHALSQVLAG; from the coding sequence ATGAACACGCTGGACCATTTTGAAGGCGCTCTGCTGGGCCTGGCCTGCGGCGATGCCGTGGGCACGACGCTGGAGTTTCGGACGCGCGGCAGCTTTGCGCCGCTGACCGACATGGTGGGGGACGGGCCGTTTTCACTGAGGGCCGGACAATGGACGGATGACACGTCCATGGCTTTGTGCCTGGCCGAGAGCCTGGTCGTCAAGGAAGGTTGCGACCCCGGGGACCAGATGACGCGCTACGCCAACTGGTATCAGTGGGGTTACTGGAGCTCCACCGGACAATGCTTTGATATCGGCATGGCAACACGCGAGGCGATACAGCAATACCTGCGTACCGGCAATGCGCTGGCGGGAAGTGAAGCTGCGCGCAGCGCCGGCAATGGGTCGCTGATGCGGCTGGCGCCGGTGGCCATGGCGTATGCCCATGATGAACAGAGAGTGCAGGAGATGGCGGCGCTGAGCTCTCGCACCACCCATGCGGCTGCGGAGTGTCTGGATGCCTGCCGTCTGTTTGCCGTGGCATTGAGCCGCGCCCTGCTGGGTGCCAACAAGGCGCAGGTGCTGGATCTGGCCGGTCTGCCGTTTGGCAGCCCGCGCATCGCCGAGATTGCGCGAGGCGGCTGGCGCAGCAAAAGCCGTGAGCAGATCCAGAGCTCGGGCTATGTGGTGCACAGTCTGGAAGCTGCTTTGTGGTGTTTCGACCGACACGAGAGCCTTGAAGCCGCCGTGCTGGAGGCGGCCAATCTGGGCGACGATGCCGACACCACGGCGGCCATTGCCGGCCAGATTGCGGGTGCCTTCTGGGGCCGCAGCGGCATCCCTGCGCACTGGCTGGAAAGACTGCATCAGCAGGCCGAGATTCGCGCGCTGGCGCAGTCCGTTCATGCGCTGAGTCAGGTGCTGGCTGGCTAA
- the tadA gene encoding tRNA adenosine(34) deaminase TadA gives MNLDVSVHEHFMRQALEQARCAAACGEVPVGSVVVKDGKVIGRGHNSPLSAQDPTAHAEVLALREAARTLGNYRLEGCTLYVTLEPCTMCSGAMLHARVDAVVYGAAEPRTGAAGSVLDVFGYSAINHQTRVVRGVLAAQCSALMADFFQLRRQEKKAQQPHPLRDWALRNADEAFAGLPAWPWQPQWRSDLPALQGLRLAVVDEGPEDAALTWLCLHGSPGWGYGFRHLLPDLLAAGHRVVVPDLPGFGRSDQPKKDKQHSAQWHLQVIAELIEALNLRRLILVGQGDGGRLGLAAAQALPERFVGAWLIDTWPLNTQPQQRQQWFEQVARKPGWDVAKAMTELEGLHKAVDAQGPEEARAWNAPFAQPGHRAALKAWPRLQTELAAPPADLLQQWAQAGSLWLQPAATQQPVSAAQWQAAWLQAVPQLAAQAGVWRQTRPGAPVPAAVQGGGAAAVEYFAP, from the coding sequence ATGAATCTTGATGTTTCCGTGCACGAGCACTTCATGCGCCAGGCGCTGGAGCAGGCGCGCTGCGCCGCCGCCTGCGGCGAGGTGCCGGTGGGGTCCGTGGTCGTCAAGGACGGGAAGGTCATAGGCCGCGGCCATAACAGCCCGCTCTCGGCCCAGGACCCCACGGCTCATGCCGAGGTGCTGGCCCTGCGCGAGGCGGCACGGACTCTCGGCAATTACCGGCTCGAGGGCTGCACGCTGTATGTGACGCTGGAGCCCTGCACCATGTGCAGCGGCGCCATGCTGCATGCGCGCGTGGACGCCGTGGTCTATGGTGCGGCCGAACCCAGGACCGGTGCGGCGGGATCGGTGCTCGATGTCTTCGGCTACTCCGCGATCAATCACCAGACGCGGGTGGTGCGCGGCGTGCTGGCTGCGCAATGCTCGGCACTGATGGCGGACTTCTTCCAGCTGCGACGCCAGGAAAAAAAGGCACAGCAGCCGCATCCGCTCAGGGACTGGGCGCTGCGCAATGCCGATGAGGCGTTTGCCGGCCTGCCCGCCTGGCCCTGGCAGCCGCAGTGGCGCAGCGATCTGCCGGCGCTGCAGGGCCTGCGTCTGGCGGTGGTCGATGAAGGGCCGGAGGATGCTGCGCTGACCTGGCTGTGTCTGCATGGCAGCCCGGGCTGGGGCTATGGCTTCCGGCATCTGCTGCCCGATTTGCTGGCCGCCGGTCATCGTGTGGTGGTGCCCGATTTGCCGGGTTTCGGCCGCAGCGACCAGCCCAAGAAAGACAAGCAGCACAGCGCGCAATGGCATTTGCAAGTCATCGCCGAGCTGATCGAAGCGCTCAACCTGAGGCGCCTGATACTGGTCGGGCAGGGTGATGGCGGCCGCCTGGGTCTGGCCGCAGCGCAAGCCCTGCCAGAGCGCTTTGTCGGCGCGTGGCTGATCGATACCTGGCCGCTGAACACGCAGCCACAGCAGCGTCAGCAATGGTTTGAACAGGTTGCACGCAAGCCGGGCTGGGATGTGGCCAAGGCCATGACAGAGCTGGAAGGGCTGCACAAGGCCGTGGATGCCCAAGGGCCTGAAGAGGCGCGCGCCTGGAATGCCCCGTTTGCGCAACCCGGCCACCGGGCCGCACTCAAGGCCTGGCCGCGCCTGCAGACCGAGCTGGCTGCGCCGCCCGCCGATCTGCTGCAGCAATGGGCGCAGGCCGGCAGTCTGTGGCTGCAGCCTGCAGCCACGCAGCAACCCGTGTCTGCCGCGCAATGGCAGGCAGCCTGGCTGCAGGCCGTGCCTCAGCTGGCGGCACAAGCCGGGGTCTGGCGGCAAACCCGGCCTGGCGCTCCGGTTCCTGCAGCAGTGCAGGGCGGCGGTGCGGCGGCTGTGGAATACTTTGCGCCGTAG
- a CDS encoding branched-chain amino acid ABC transporter substrate-binding protein, which translates to MSMTDRSAQSRRVRTSSALSLALVALTLSSAYAADAEKPLVVRIAHGGPVSGPIAALGKDEENGVRMAIDELNARKLQLGGRPVHWKLEAGDDVGDPGQATALARRFCDKKVAAVVGHLQSGTTLPAAKIYNDCGIPNITPAATNPAITEAGYDDTFRVIANDRAMVNALLDYAVKHQGVKRIAIVDDRTAYGQGIVKLFEAAAAERDVQIVDKQYTSDKATQFSSILTAIKGRKPDAIFFGGLDAQAGLMLRQMSQLAMNQVKFLGGDAQCSERLPAMADKVPALKNVVCVMSGSSLGNMPGGLLWKQKYDQHFPGQYQVYSPYAYDATMVLAKAMLSADSAQAEAYLPRLRQIRYEGVTGTIAFDSQGELQNPRVTLYGYDSGERKELVISGH; encoded by the coding sequence ATGTCCATGACTGATCGCTCGGCCCAGAGCCGCCGTGTTCGCACCTCGTCTGCCCTGAGCCTGGCGCTGGTCGCCTTGACCCTGTCGTCCGCTTACGCGGCGGATGCGGAAAAGCCTCTGGTGGTGCGCATTGCCCATGGCGGCCCGGTCTCGGGTCCCATCGCAGCCCTGGGCAAGGATGAGGAAAATGGCGTGCGCATGGCGATTGACGAGCTCAACGCCCGCAAGCTGCAGTTGGGCGGCCGTCCCGTGCACTGGAAGCTGGAGGCCGGCGACGATGTGGGCGACCCCGGTCAGGCCACGGCGCTGGCACGCCGCTTCTGCGACAAGAAGGTGGCGGCCGTGGTGGGGCATCTTCAGTCGGGCACGACCTTGCCGGCGGCCAAGATCTACAACGACTGCGGCATTCCCAATATCACCCCTGCTGCCACCAATCCCGCGATTACCGAGGCTGGCTATGACGACACCTTCCGCGTCATCGCCAATGACCGGGCCATGGTCAATGCCTTGCTGGACTATGCCGTCAAGCACCAGGGCGTCAAACGCATCGCGATCGTGGACGATCGCACGGCCTATGGACAGGGCATCGTCAAGCTGTTTGAAGCCGCAGCGGCCGAGCGCGATGTGCAGATCGTCGACAAGCAGTACACCAGCGACAAGGCCACGCAGTTCTCGTCCATCCTCACCGCCATCAAAGGCCGCAAACCCGATGCGATCTTCTTTGGCGGGCTCGATGCACAGGCCGGACTGATGCTGCGCCAGATGTCGCAGCTGGCCATGAATCAGGTGAAGTTTCTGGGCGGCGATGCGCAATGTTCGGAGCGCCTGCCCGCCATGGCCGACAAGGTGCCGGCGCTCAAGAACGTGGTTTGCGTGATGAGCGGCAGCTCCCTGGGCAATATGCCCGGCGGCCTGCTCTGGAAGCAGAAATACGACCAGCATTTTCCCGGCCAGTATCAGGTCTACAGCCCTTACGCTTATGACGCGACCATGGTGCTGGCCAAGGCCATGCTGAGCGCCGATTCAGCCCAGGCCGAGGCCTATCTGCCCCGCTTGCGCCAGATTCGCTACGAGGGGGTGACGGGCACGATTGCCTTTGATTCGCAGGGTGAGTTGCAGAATCCTCGCGTCACGCTCTACGGCTATGACTCCGGCGAGCGCAAGGAGCTGGTGATCAGCGGCCATTGA
- a CDS encoding NrtR DNA-binding winged helix domain-containing protein, translating to MSVTQRHSKPAPDFPRPYTTVDVVIFTIAQGRLNVLLVQRPGHEDDPFPGLWALPGGFVNVDLDADLQACAARKLKEKTGVDSPYLEQLGSWGGAARDPRGWSATHVYFALIPAHELQLTKGANAADVAWFEVDELLHRPALAFDHGSILQAAVERLRSKVEYTSLPAFLLREPFTLPQLQQVYETVLGRSVDKSGFRTRMLAANFLVEAGHVEGVSNRPAMGYRLADRSGPVVFPRTFSPRGH from the coding sequence ATGAGCGTTACACAGCGTCACTCCAAGCCAGCGCCGGACTTTCCCCGTCCCTACACCACGGTGGATGTGGTGATCTTCACGATTGCGCAAGGTCGCTTGAATGTATTGCTGGTGCAACGCCCAGGCCATGAAGACGATCCATTTCCCGGCCTCTGGGCCTTGCCCGGAGGGTTTGTGAATGTGGATCTGGATGCCGATCTGCAAGCCTGCGCCGCGCGCAAGCTCAAGGAGAAGACGGGGGTGGACAGCCCTTATCTGGAACAGCTTGGCAGCTGGGGCGGCGCGGCACGTGACCCGCGTGGCTGGTCGGCCACCCATGTGTACTTTGCGCTGATTCCCGCCCATGAGCTGCAACTGACCAAAGGTGCCAATGCGGCCGATGTGGCCTGGTTCGAAGTGGATGAATTGCTGCACCGGCCCGCACTGGCGTTCGACCATGGCAGCATCCTGCAGGCGGCGGTGGAGCGACTGCGCAGCAAGGTCGAATACACCTCGCTGCCCGCTTTTTTGCTGAGAGAGCCCTTCACCCTACCCCAGTTGCAGCAAGTCTATGAAACCGTGCTGGGGCGCAGCGTGGACAAAAGCGGCTTTCGCACCCGCATGCTGGCAGCGAACTTTTTGGTCGAAGCCGGCCATGTGGAAGGCGTGTCGAACCGCCCCGCCATGGGCTACCGGCTGGCGGACCGCAGCGGGCCCGTGGTATTTCCGCGCACATTCAGCCCACGCGGTCATTGA